The Rhizobium glycinendophyticum genome has a window encoding:
- a CDS encoding LysR family transcriptional regulator translates to MRDFEWSDLPIFLAIAREGTLGAAARRLKQTQPTMGRRLRALEQAAGASLFQRTSDGFVLTDEGQSLFQHALRMEEEAHAMQRELAGSVKGLDGLLRLSCSDWFGTTVLSPVLAEFSRLHPNVTVELLTDPRLYSLSRREADLVMRITPFDEPEVIARKLVTIPYGLYAAQSYPTPTLGDGEGCPLILMDTAFGGMPDVSWVTQALPRANVVCRSNNREVQARLCALGAGFAVLPRPLANATPGLRLVDLGTQPPSRETWIGYHRDLKRLPRLRALLDLILERIALAPV, encoded by the coding sequence GTGCGCGATTTCGAATGGAGCGACCTTCCAATCTTTCTCGCGATTGCCCGGGAAGGCACACTGGGCGCTGCCGCTCGGCGGCTGAAGCAGACGCAGCCGACCATGGGTCGCCGCCTGCGTGCGCTGGAACAGGCGGCGGGCGCGAGCCTCTTCCAGCGGACGAGCGACGGCTTCGTGCTGACTGACGAGGGCCAGTCGCTCTTCCAGCATGCCCTGCGCATGGAAGAGGAAGCCCATGCCATGCAGCGTGAGTTGGCAGGCAGCGTGAAAGGTCTTGATGGCCTCTTGCGCCTATCCTGTTCCGACTGGTTCGGAACGACCGTGCTTAGCCCGGTTCTGGCGGAGTTCAGCCGGCTGCATCCTAACGTCACGGTGGAATTGCTGACCGATCCGCGCCTCTACAGCCTATCTCGGCGGGAGGCAGATCTCGTCATGCGGATCACGCCTTTCGATGAGCCGGAGGTGATTGCCCGCAAGCTCGTGACCATTCCCTACGGGCTCTATGCAGCGCAAAGCTATCCCACACCGACCCTCGGCGACGGCGAGGGCTGCCCGCTGATACTGATGGACACGGCCTTCGGCGGTATGCCGGATGTAAGCTGGGTGACGCAGGCGCTTCCGCGAGCAAACGTCGTCTGCCGCAGCAACAACCGCGAGGTGCAGGCACGGCTCTGTGCACTCGGTGCAGGCTTTGCCGTGCTACCACGGCCGCTTGCGAACGCTACGCCCGGACTTCGGTTGGTGGATCTTGGCACTCAGCCGCCGTCGCGCGAGACCTGGATCGGCTATCATCGAGACTTGAAGCGCCTGCCGCGCCTACGCGCGCTGCTCGATCTCATCCTGGAGCGGATCGCGCTCGCGCCCGTCTGA
- a CDS encoding zinc-dependent alcohol dehydrogenase family protein, with protein sequence MTRSTHTMKAALVETNDGAFRLAEIARPVPNLGEVLVRIHASGVNPLDAKIRAGAAAHARHPLPAVLGIDLAGVVEAVAPDVTAFRVGDAVYGMTGGVGGIQGTLAEYASVDARLLALKPANLTMREAAALPLVTITAWEGLVDRARIQSGQTLLVQGGGGGVGHVAVQIGVALGAKVFATDGAPKADFIRSMGATPIDYTTEKLEDYVARHTGGEGFDLVYDTGGGAVLDASFQAVKRFGHVVSCLGWGTHALAPLSFKAGTYSGVFTLAPLLNGIGREHYGDILREAAVMVEAGKLIPRLDPRTFAINAVTEAHAALADRSATGKIVVSIADAA encoded by the coding sequence ATGACCCGCAGCACACACACCATGAAAGCCGCCCTCGTCGAGACCAATGATGGCGCATTCCGCCTGGCCGAAATCGCCCGTCCCGTGCCGAACCTCGGCGAGGTGCTCGTTCGCATCCACGCGAGCGGCGTCAATCCGCTCGATGCCAAGATCCGTGCCGGTGCCGCAGCCCATGCCCGCCATCCGCTGCCGGCCGTTCTGGGCATCGACCTTGCCGGCGTGGTCGAGGCGGTGGCGCCGGACGTTACGGCGTTCCGTGTCGGCGATGCCGTCTACGGCATGACAGGTGGAGTCGGCGGTATTCAGGGAACGCTGGCGGAATATGCATCAGTCGATGCAAGGCTTCTCGCATTAAAACCTGCAAACCTCACGATGCGCGAGGCAGCCGCGCTGCCGCTTGTCACCATCACGGCGTGGGAGGGGCTTGTCGATCGCGCCCGCATTCAGTCCGGCCAGACCTTGCTCGTGCAGGGCGGCGGCGGCGGTGTCGGCCATGTCGCGGTGCAGATTGGGGTCGCTCTCGGCGCAAAAGTGTTTGCCACCGACGGCGCTCCTAAGGCGGATTTCATCCGCTCCATGGGGGCGACGCCCATCGATTATACGACGGAAAAGCTTGAGGATTATGTCGCACGCCACACCGGGGGCGAAGGTTTCGACCTTGTCTACGATACCGGCGGTGGCGCCGTTCTTGACGCTTCCTTTCAGGCGGTCAAGCGTTTCGGCCATGTCGTCAGCTGCCTTGGCTGGGGCACGCATGCCCTTGCGCCCCTGTCCTTCAAGGCCGGCACTTATTCCGGCGTCTTCACCCTGGCCCCGCTACTGAACGGGATCGGTCGCGAACATTACGGTGATATCCTGCGGGAGGCCGCTGTGATGGTGGAGGCGGGTAAGCTCATTCCGCGGCTCGATCCGAGAACCTTCGCGATCAACGCGGTGACGGAGGCCCATGCAGCCCTCGCCGATCGCAGCGCCACCGGCAAGATCGTCGTCTCCATCGCCGATGCCGCCTGA
- a CDS encoding oxidoreductase, translating into MKTWFITGASRGFGARIAEKALARGDAVVATARNPQSIVDRLGRSDKLLAVALDVNDAQQAEAAAAQATARFGRIDILVNNAGYGLVSAVEEASAEEVEALFRTNVFGLLAVTRAILPGMRRLRSGRILNFSSIGGYRAGAGFGVYSATKFAVEALSESLRIELAPLGIDVTAIEPGYFRTDFLDATSLRTGQNEIPDYATTAGAVRDRTVAMNQRQPGDPDRLAQVVLDLADAPETPVRLPLGSDTIAAIEAKHRSDAAIIEAWRNISVSTDF; encoded by the coding sequence ATGAAGACCTGGTTCATCACCGGCGCATCGCGCGGCTTCGGCGCACGGATCGCCGAAAAAGCACTGGCACGAGGCGACGCTGTTGTCGCCACCGCCCGCAATCCCCAATCGATTGTCGATCGGTTGGGGCGGAGTGACAAGTTGCTCGCGGTTGCACTGGACGTGAACGACGCGCAGCAGGCCGAGGCGGCCGCGGCGCAAGCCACTGCCCGCTTCGGCCGCATCGACATTCTTGTCAACAATGCCGGCTATGGCCTGGTCTCCGCCGTGGAAGAGGCAAGCGCAGAAGAGGTAGAGGCGTTGTTTCGCACCAATGTGTTCGGCCTGCTGGCCGTCACCCGCGCGATCCTTCCCGGGATGCGCAGGCTCCGTTCCGGCCGGATCCTCAACTTTTCATCGATCGGCGGCTACCGTGCCGGCGCCGGCTTCGGCGTCTATTCGGCGACAAAATTCGCCGTCGAGGCACTGTCGGAATCGTTGCGGATCGAACTCGCACCGCTCGGCATCGACGTTACCGCCATAGAGCCCGGCTATTTCCGCACGGATTTCCTCGACGCCACGTCGCTGCGCACCGGGCAAAACGAAATCCCCGACTACGCCACAACGGCAGGTGCCGTTCGCGACAGGACGGTGGCCATGAACCAGCGCCAGCCCGGTGATCCGGACCGGCTGGCCCAGGTCGTGTTGGATCTTGCCGATGCGCCGGAAACCCCGGTCCGCCTGCCGCTTGGAAGCGACACCATCGCGGCGATCGAAGCCAAGCACCGGTCAGATGCGGCGATCATCGAGGCCTGGCGCAACATCTCGGTTTCGACCGATTTTTAA
- a CDS encoding quinone oxidoreductase family protein → MKTIEASRFGGPDVLVLTDRPDPVPGPGEITIDVSHAAVGLIDLLFRRGQFKDVAGMAQPPFTPGLEVSGTVRALGAGVTGFRVGEWVLSLSDGSGTGGYASVYVAQAPMVVSIEGYDIDPALAVAMVPNMAMAHVALTRVAHLEKGESLLVHGALGGLSSGFPGMARQLGASRIVGTVRSSKIKAAETTHLPYDKIVDSPDFAAALQNETFDVVIDPVGGAVRSDSLKLMRAGSRLIVASNASGDWTHEVKSNDLWLGSMSMSGFNAAAYFATHPQVVRPALEAALTALAAGLGNIVVDLLPLEDAPAAHRKMESRTLDGRIVLEINR, encoded by the coding sequence ATGAAAACGATCGAAGCCAGCCGTTTTGGCGGGCCCGATGTGCTGGTCCTGACCGACCGACCAGATCCCGTTCCCGGTCCGGGCGAGATCACAATCGATGTCAGCCATGCGGCGGTCGGTTTGATCGACCTCCTGTTCCGCCGGGGCCAGTTCAAGGACGTGGCCGGCATGGCGCAGCCGCCCTTTACCCCAGGCCTGGAGGTGTCCGGCACGGTGCGCGCACTTGGAGCAGGCGTCACCGGTTTCCGGGTCGGGGAATGGGTGCTGTCGCTCTCCGATGGATCCGGTACCGGCGGTTATGCGTCGGTCTACGTGGCGCAGGCACCCATGGTGGTGTCGATCGAGGGCTATGACATCGATCCCGCCCTTGCTGTCGCAATGGTCCCGAACATGGCGATGGCGCATGTTGCGCTCACCCGCGTGGCGCATTTGGAGAAAGGCGAAAGCCTGCTCGTGCATGGCGCGCTTGGCGGCCTGTCCTCGGGCTTCCCCGGCATGGCAAGGCAGCTAGGCGCATCCCGAATTGTCGGGACCGTTCGTTCGTCCAAAATCAAGGCAGCGGAGACAACCCACCTGCCCTACGACAAGATCGTCGACTCCCCGGATTTCGCGGCGGCGCTTCAGAACGAGACCTTCGACGTCGTCATCGACCCCGTCGGCGGTGCGGTCCGGTCGGACAGTCTCAAGCTGATGCGTGCGGGGAGCCGCCTCATTGTCGCCAGCAATGCCAGCGGTGACTGGACGCATGAGGTCAAGTCCAATGATCTCTGGCTTGGCAGCATGTCAATGTCCGGTTTCAATGCCGCTGCCTATTTCGCCACCCATCCGCAGGTTGTTCGCCCCGCACTCGAGGCGGCGTTAACGGCGCTGGCTGCGGGTCTGGGGAACATCGTGGTTGATCTGCTGCCGCTCGAGGACGCGCCGGCCGCCCACCGCAAGATGGAAAGCCGCACGCTCGACGGGCGGATCGTGCTGGAGATCAATCGCTAA
- a CDS encoding nuclear transport factor 2 family protein → MSHRSDLIEVLARYVRAADHRNPEAMADVFLPDASVEIYYSNRGVQTKLGELSGAETIGNAVRGMMAPHPERGWSHHTTFDHIVTIDGDEATIDAQFIVYNTVGLERPAGGWPAGASGAQGTITPIESGYYRPHLSRVNGTWRIARHVIVHDLPMAFPDA, encoded by the coding sequence ATGTCACACCGATCCGACCTCATCGAAGTGCTTGCCCGCTATGTCCGTGCCGCCGATCATCGTAATCCCGAGGCGATGGCGGACGTATTTCTGCCCGACGCAAGCGTGGAAATTTACTACAGCAATCGCGGCGTCCAGACGAAGCTCGGCGAACTGTCCGGCGCCGAGACAATCGGCAACGCCGTGCGTGGCATGATGGCGCCACATCCCGAGCGCGGGTGGAGCCACCACACGACATTCGACCATATCGTCACCATCGACGGTGACGAGGCCACGATCGACGCGCAGTTTATCGTCTACAACACGGTCGGGCTCGAACGCCCCGCCGGTGGATGGCCGGCAGGCGCCAGTGGTGCCCAGGGAACGATCACGCCGATCGAATCCGGCTATTACCGGCCGCATCTTTCCCGGGTGAACGGGACCTGGCGTATCGCCCGCCATGTGATCGTGCACGACCTGCCCATGGCGTTTCCGGACGCATAG
- a CDS encoding carbon-nitrogen hydrolase family protein, with protein sequence MVTACAVEWPDGMVVGSQQWRACADAVSRLSPDILITNEMPFGAWLPKTLPYDQARAEAWADLHAQSLPALGELAAAVISSRPVVHGGRLANEAFVIENGVYRILHHKHLFPAEEGWQEDGWFAPAIPGFDTHVIAGLRVGVLLCTELMFPERARALGKQGAHLIAVPRASGRSMSHWRTAGAMASIVSGAYVMSSNRVGAADGEPPIFGGGGFVFDPSANPLGDTSQSEPLLLAIIDHEKADAAKAQYPVYVRERDF encoded by the coding sequence ATGGTGACGGCATGCGCAGTGGAATGGCCGGATGGAATGGTCGTTGGAAGCCAGCAATGGCGCGCCTGCGCCGACGCTGTCAGCCGCCTTTCGCCCGATATTCTGATCACCAACGAAATGCCGTTTGGCGCCTGGCTGCCGAAGACGTTGCCTTATGATCAGGCCCGCGCCGAAGCATGGGCGGACCTGCATGCGCAGTCTCTGCCTGCGCTTGGGGAACTCGCGGCGGCGGTGATTTCTTCGCGGCCCGTCGTCCATGGCGGGCGGCTCGCCAATGAGGCCTTTGTTATCGAAAATGGCGTTTACCGCATCTTGCATCACAAACATCTTTTCCCCGCCGAAGAGGGCTGGCAGGAGGACGGGTGGTTTGCGCCTGCCATCCCAGGTTTTGACACGCATGTCATCGCGGGCTTGAGGGTTGGCGTGCTTCTCTGCACCGAGTTGATGTTTCCGGAACGAGCCCGCGCGCTCGGCAAACAGGGCGCCCATCTGATCGCCGTGCCGAGAGCGTCCGGACGCAGCATGTCCCACTGGCGCACCGCAGGCGCCATGGCGTCCATTGTCAGCGGCGCCTATGTCATGAGCTCCAATCGTGTCGGCGCTGCTGATGGCGAGCCGCCCATCTTCGGCGGCGGCGGCTTCGTATTCGATCCCTCGGCAAACCCGCTGGGTGACACCAGCCAGAGCGAACCTTTGCTGCTGGCGATCATCGATCACGAAAAGGCAGACGCGGCCAAGGCTCAATACCCCGTCTATGTGCGGGAACGAGATTTCTGA
- a CDS encoding LysR family transcriptional regulator, with protein MDRWQAMRIFVKVAETESFAETARHMNMSAPAVTRTVAALEDLIGARLFVRTTRSVKMTEAGNRYLGDCRRILADIAEAEATAGGTYATPTGTLNITAPALFGQMHVLPIVIDYLNAYPRVRARTLFVDRPINMIEEGADVALRIGHLPDSGFTAIKVGAIRHVVCGAPRYFEEHGVPTTPADLRDHRVAAPTSAWASPEWRFAGDQKVTITPSLQCNTNEAAITAARQGFGLTRVLHYQIGPALVAGELQIVLGDYEEPPLPIHLLYPEGRSAPAKVRAFIDMAVPILRDNRLLN; from the coding sequence ATGGATCGATGGCAGGCGATGCGGATCTTCGTCAAGGTGGCGGAGACCGAGAGTTTTGCCGAGACCGCACGGCACATGAACATGAGCGCGCCGGCTGTCACCCGAACCGTCGCAGCACTTGAGGATCTGATCGGTGCGCGCCTCTTCGTCCGCACCACCCGTTCGGTGAAGATGACCGAGGCCGGCAACCGCTATCTGGGCGACTGCCGGCGCATTCTCGCCGACATTGCCGAGGCTGAGGCAACCGCCGGCGGCACTTATGCGACACCGACTGGAACGCTCAATATTACGGCACCTGCATTGTTCGGGCAGATGCATGTGCTGCCGATCGTCATTGACTATCTCAACGCCTACCCGCGCGTGCGGGCTAGAACGCTCTTTGTCGACCGTCCCATCAACATGATCGAAGAAGGCGCGGATGTGGCCCTGCGCATCGGCCATCTGCCTGATTCCGGTTTCACCGCCATCAAGGTGGGGGCGATCCGGCATGTGGTCTGCGGCGCGCCCCGCTATTTCGAAGAGCACGGCGTTCCGACAACCCCCGCCGATCTGCGGGATCATCGAGTAGCGGCGCCAACCAGCGCCTGGGCCTCGCCGGAATGGCGTTTTGCGGGAGATCAGAAGGTGACGATCACGCCGAGCCTCCAGTGCAACACCAACGAGGCCGCGATCACTGCGGCCCGTCAGGGCTTTGGCCTCACCCGCGTCCTGCATTACCAGATCGGCCCGGCATTGGTTGCCGGCGAGTTGCAGATCGTGCTCGGCGACTATGAAGAGCCGCCGCTCCCCATCCACCTTCTCTATCCCGAAGGCCGGAGCGCGCCCGCCAAGGTTCGCGCCTTCATCGACATGGCTGTGCCGATCTTGAGAGACAATAGGCTCCTGAACTGA
- a CDS encoding nuclear transport factor 2 family protein encodes MTLMKPHAWRKAANALIAALNAFDAEGVQALFTANAVIDDPSTGHIFEGHAGIGDYVERYFRGYHTVTRFLSLTDLGDNKARLRVDFTGDFGHETGLLVIEADPDGLFVRIDADLE; translated from the coding sequence ATGACATTAATGAAACCTCACGCATGGCGCAAGGCGGCCAATGCGCTGATCGCTGCGCTCAACGCCTTCGACGCCGAAGGTGTCCAGGCGCTGTTTACGGCCAATGCCGTGATCGATGATCCCTCGACAGGTCATATATTCGAGGGCCATGCCGGCATCGGCGACTATGTCGAGCGGTATTTCCGAGGATATCATACGGTGACCCGCTTTTTGTCGCTAACCGATCTTGGCGATAACAAAGCCCGACTCCGCGTCGATTTCACGGGCGACTTCGGCCACGAGACAGGCCTGCTCGTGATTGAGGCCGATCCCGATGGATTGTTCGTCCGCATCGACGCCGATCTTGAATAG